The Bos mutus isolate GX-2022 chromosome 12, NWIPB_WYAK_1.1, whole genome shotgun sequence genome includes a window with the following:
- the KCNRG gene encoding potassium channel regulatory protein has product MSGQELVTLNVGGKVFTTRSSTLQQFPGSRLMRMLDGRDKEFKMVDGQIFVDRDGVLFSFILDFLRTQQLLLPTDFSDHLRLQREALFYELNPLVDLLNQEHKLQPRPALVEVHFLSRNTQAFFRVFGSCSKTIEMLTGRITVFIEQPSAPASSSNSFPQMTLLPLPPQRPSYHDLVFQCGSDSTTDNQTRIRYISIKPDNRKLANGTNVLGLLIDTLLMEGFHLVGTRTVSSEDRTECYSFERIKKPDALAMNKTLKSETTLMPEQ; this is encoded by the exons ATGAGTGGTCAGGAACTGGTCACTTTGAACGTGGGAGGGAAGGTATTCACCACACGGTCTTCCACCTTACAGCAGTTTCCTGGCTCTCGGTTGATGAGAATGTTAGACGGCAGAGACAAAGAATTCAAGATGGTTGATGGCCAGATTTTTGTGGACAGAGATGGTGTTTTATTTAGTTTCATCTTAGATTTTTTGAGAACTCAGCAACTTCTACTACCCACTGACTTTTCAGACCATCTTAGACTTCAGAGAGAGGCTCTATTCTATGAACTCAATCCTCTGGTGGACCTCTTAAACCAAGAACACAAGTTACAGCCAAGACCTGCTCTTGTGGAGGTACATTTCCTAAGCCGAAATACTCAGGCTTTCTTCAGGGTGTTTGGCTCTTGCAGCAAAACAATTGAGATGCTAACTGGGAGGATTACAGTGTTTATAGAACAACCTTCCGCACCAGCCTCAAGTAGTAACTCTTTCCCTCAGATGACCTTACTTCCACTGCCTCCACAAAGACCATCTTACCATGACCTGGTTTTCCAATGCGGCTCTGACAGCACTACTGACAACCAAACAAGAATCAG GTATATCTCCATAAAACCTGATAACCGAAAACTGGCCAACGGAACTAATGTTCTTGGCTTACTGATTGACACTTTACTGATGGAAGGCTTCCATCTGGTCGGCACCAGAACAGTATCCTCTGAAGACAGAACTGAATGCTATAGTTTCGAAAGGATAAAAAAGCCTGACGCTCTTGCCATGAacaaaacactgaaatcagagACTACCCTCATGCCAGAGCAATAG